From one Cyprinus carpio isolate SPL01 chromosome B3, ASM1834038v1, whole genome shotgun sequence genomic stretch:
- the LOC109058799 gene encoding troponin T, slow skeletal muscle-like isoform X2, producing the protein MSAYLLILSPCYFHVFSVICLCISFSSEDTQEEEEERPRPKPMVPQLAPPKIPEGERVFFDDIHRKRMEKDLLELQTLIDVHFEQRKKEEEELIGLKERIERRRSERAEQQRVRAEKERDRQTRIAEERQRKEDEEAKKRAEDEAKKKKVLSNMGANFGGFLAKAEQKRGKRLTGREIKRKTLSERRSPLGIENLREDVLRQRAQEMWNWIYQLESEKFDLLDQMKRQKYEVW; encoded by the exons ATGTCTGCTTATCTACTAATTTTATCACCATGCTATTTCCACGTGTTCTCTgtaatatgtttgtgtatttctttttcatCAGAGGATACTCAGGAAGAAG AGGAGGAAAGACCCCGGCCCAA ACCCATGGTTCCACAACTTGCCCCTCCAAAGATTCCAGAGGGTGAGCGGGTTTTTTTCGAT GATATTCACAGAAAAAGGATGGAGAAGGACCTTCTGGAGTTGCAGACTTTAATTGATGTCCACTTTGAGCAGAggaagaaagaggaggaagaaCTGATCGGTCTCAAGGAGAGAATT GAGCGGCGGCGGTCAGAAAGAGCAGAGCAGCAGCGTGTTagagcagagaaagaaagagacagacagacgaggaTTGCG GAAGAGCGTCAGAGGAAAGAGGATGAGGAGGCTAAGAAGAGAGCAGAAGATGAGGCCAAGAAGAAGAAGGTTTTGTCCAACATGGGGGCAAACTTTGGTGGCTTCTTAGCCAAG GCAGAGCAGAAACGGGGGAAACGTCTTACTGGAAGAGAGATCAAGAGAAAGACTCTTTCAGAAAGGCGCTCTCCTCTTGGCATCGAAAATCTGCGAGAAGATGTGTTAAG GCAACGAGCTCAGGAGATGTGGAACTGGATTTACCAGCTGGAGTCAGAGAAGTTTGACCTCTTGGATCAGATGAAGAGACAGAAGTATGAGGTGTGGTGA
- the LOC109058847 gene encoding ferritin, middle subunit-like, translated as METSQIRQNYDRDCEALINKMINLELYAGYTYTSMAFYFKRDDVALPGFAKFFKENSEEEREHAEKFMEFQNKRGGRIVLQDIKKPDRDVWGNGLIAMQCALQLEKNVNQALLDLHKVASEKGDPHLCDFLETHYLNEQVEAIKKLGDHITNLSKMDAGNNRMAEYLFDKQTLDGDSS; from the exons ATGGAGACTTCTCAGATTCGCCAGAACTACGACCGCGACTGCGAGGCTTTGATCAACAAGATGATCAACTTGGAGCTTTACGCTGGATACACCTACACCTCCATG GCTTTCTACTTCAAACGGGATGATGTCGCTCTTCCTGGTTTTGCCAAGTTCTTCAAGGAGAACAGCGAGGAGGAGCGCGAGCATGCTGAGAAGTTCATGGAGTTCCAGAACAAGAGGGGGGGGCGCATCGTGCTCCAGGACATCAAG AAACCTGATCGTGATGTGTGGGGCAATGGACTGATTGCTATGCAGTGCGCTCTTCAGCTGGAGAAGAACGTCAACCAGGCTCTGCTGGATCTGCATAAGGTCGCCTCTGAGAAGGGAGACCCTCAT CTGTGTGACTTCCTGGAGACTCACTACCTGAATGAGCAGGTTGAGGCCATCAAGAAACTTGGTGACCACATCACCAACCTTTCCAAGATGGATGCTGGCAACAACAGGATGGCAGAGTACCTGTTTGACAAGCAGACCCTGGATGGAGACAGCAGCTAA
- the LOC109058799 gene encoding troponin T, slow skeletal muscle-like isoform X1 → MLFPRVLCNMFVYFFFIRGYSGRRGGKTPAQASVQILHKHALHFPNVFLHSFPSISCYSNSPFSHRPMVPQLAPPKIPEGERVFFDDIHRKRMEKDLLELQTLIDVHFEQRKKEEEELIGLKERIERRRSERAEQQRVRAEKERDRQTRIAEERQRKEDEEAKKRAEDEAKKKKVLSNMGANFGGFLAKAEQKRGKRLTGREIKRKTLSERRSPLGIENLREDVLRQRAQEMWNWIYQLESEKFDLLDQMKRQKYEVW, encoded by the exons ATGCTATTTCCACGTGTTCTCTgtaatatgtttgtgtatttctttttcatCAGAGGATACTCAGGAAGAAG AGGAGGAAAGACCCCGGCCCAAGCAAGTGTTCAGATTCTTCACAAGCATGCTCTGCATTTTCCTAATGTCTTCTTGCACTCATTCCCTTCAATCTCGTGCTACAGTAATTCCCCTTTCTCACACAGACCCATGGTTCCACAACTTGCCCCTCCAAAGATTCCAGAGGGTGAGCGGGTTTTTTTCGAT GATATTCACAGAAAAAGGATGGAGAAGGACCTTCTGGAGTTGCAGACTTTAATTGATGTCCACTTTGAGCAGAggaagaaagaggaggaagaaCTGATCGGTCTCAAGGAGAGAATT GAGCGGCGGCGGTCAGAAAGAGCAGAGCAGCAGCGTGTTagagcagagaaagaaagagacagacagacgaggaTTGCG GAAGAGCGTCAGAGGAAAGAGGATGAGGAGGCTAAGAAGAGAGCAGAAGATGAGGCCAAGAAGAAGAAGGTTTTGTCCAACATGGGGGCAAACTTTGGTGGCTTCTTAGCCAAG GCAGAGCAGAAACGGGGGAAACGTCTTACTGGAAGAGAGATCAAGAGAAAGACTCTTTCAGAAAGGCGCTCTCCTCTTGGCATCGAAAATCTGCGAGAAGATGTGTTAAG GCAACGAGCTCAGGAGATGTGGAACTGGATTTACCAGCTGGAGTCAGAGAAGTTTGACCTCTTGGATCAGATGAAGAGACAGAAGTATGAGGTGTGGTGA
- the LOC109061727 gene encoding synaptotagmin-2-like yields MRLVSMQHRVRRAAESEEEPKPAPPPLPSPSHHSHNFINMKNKFFNDLSHLSNPKIRMPMWAIGAIVVVMLALVCCFAFCIYKKCLGGKKKAKKVRERKGGRRRMKKEGEEETGEEQPKEGDGEGEKEYYGKLEYSLDYSFTDNQLIVGVLQAQDLPAMDIGGTSDPYVKVYMLPDKKKKFETKVQRKNLCPVFNETFIFKIPFNDLAGQTLVLQVFDFDRFGKHDVIGEIKIPMNSIDLGQPIHEWKDLVGGEKEEQEKLGDICISLRYVPTSGKLTVCIMEAKNLKKMDVGGLSDPFVKVVLQHNGKRIKKKKTTVKQNTLNPYFNESFSFEIPFAQIQKIQVLITVYDYDKLGSNDPIGKCWIGFGASGVGLRHWSDMLANPRRPVAQWHTLQPEEEVDAALKAPIR; encoded by the exons ATGCGATTGGTCAGCATGCAGCATCGTGTGCGGAGGGCAGCAGAATCAGAGGAGGAGCCCAAACCTGCTCCACCTCCTCTGCCATCTCCCTCTCACCACTCCCACAACTTCATAAACATGAAGAACAAGTTTTTCAATGATCTTAGCCATCTATCTA ACCCCAAGATCAGAA TGCCCATGTGGGCCATTGGTGCTATAGTTGTGGTCATGCTTGCCCTGGTTTGCTGCTTTGCTTTCTGTATCTATAAAAAGTGTTTGGGAGGGAAGAAAAAGGCTAAAAAAGTcagagagaggaagggaggaCGAAGAAGGATGAAAAAGGAAGGAGAGGAAGAAACAGGCGAG GAACAACCTAAAGAAGGAGATGGCGAGGGAGAGAAAGAATATTATGGCAAGTTGGAGTACAGTCTGGACTATAGCTTCACTGACAATCAG CTCATTGTTGGTGTATTGCAAGCCCAAGACCTTCCTGCCATGGATATTGGTGGAACATCTGACCCCTATGTCAAAGTTTATATGCTACCAGACAAGAAGAAAAAGTTTGAAACCAAGGTCCAGCGCAAGAATCTGTGTCCTGTTTTCAACGAGACATTCATATTTAAG ATCCCCTTTAATGATCTAGCAGGACAGACTCTGGTCCTGCAGGTGTTTGACTTTGACCGCTTTGGTAAACATGATGTAATTGGAGAGATCAAAATCCCCATGAACAGCATTGACCTGGGCCAGCCCATACATGAATGGAAAGACCTGGTcggaggagagaaagaggaa CAAGAAAAGTTAGGAGACATCTGTATCTCCCTGCGCTATGTGCCCACGTCTGGTAAACTGACCGTCTGTATCATGGAGGCCAAGAACCTGAAGAAGATGGACGTAGGTGGTTTATCAG ATCCTTTTGTGAAAGTGGTTTTGCAACACAATGGAAAGCGtatcaagaagaagaagacaacaGTTAAGCAGAACACACTGAACCCCTACTTCAATGAAAGCTTCAGCTTTGAAATCCCTTTCGCTCAGATTCAG AAGATCCAGGTGTTGATCACGGTCTATGACTATGATAAACTGGGAAGCAATGATCCAATTGGGAAGTGCTGGATTGGGTTTGGTGCTAGTGGGGTGGGTCTGCGCCACTGGTCAGACATGCTGGCCAATCCCAGACGACCTGTGGCTCAGTGGCACACCCTTCAGCCTGAAGAGGAAGTAGATGCTGCCCTTAAAGCACCTATACGCTAA
- the LOC109058799 gene encoding troponin T, slow skeletal muscle-like isoform X3 yields MFDVEEEYDEQAEEDTQEEEEERPRPKPMVPQLAPPKIPEGERVFFDDIHRKRMEKDLLELQTLIDVHFEQRKKEEEELIGLKERIERRRSERAEQQRVRAEKERDRQTRIAEERQRKEDEEAKKRAEDEAKKKKVLSNMGANFGGFLAKAEQKRGKRLTGREIKRKTLSERRSPLGIENLREDVLRQRAQEMWNWIYQLESEKFDLLDQMKRQKYEVW; encoded by the exons ATGTTTGATGTAGAGGAGGAATATGA TGAACAAGCAGAGG AGGATACTCAGGAAGAAG AGGAGGAAAGACCCCGGCCCAA ACCCATGGTTCCACAACTTGCCCCTCCAAAGATTCCAGAGGGTGAGCGGGTTTTTTTCGAT GATATTCACAGAAAAAGGATGGAGAAGGACCTTCTGGAGTTGCAGACTTTAATTGATGTCCACTTTGAGCAGAggaagaaagaggaggaagaaCTGATCGGTCTCAAGGAGAGAATT GAGCGGCGGCGGTCAGAAAGAGCAGAGCAGCAGCGTGTTagagcagagaaagaaagagacagacagacgaggaTTGCG GAAGAGCGTCAGAGGAAAGAGGATGAGGAGGCTAAGAAGAGAGCAGAAGATGAGGCCAAGAAGAAGAAGGTTTTGTCCAACATGGGGGCAAACTTTGGTGGCTTCTTAGCCAAG GCAGAGCAGAAACGGGGGAAACGTCTTACTGGAAGAGAGATCAAGAGAAAGACTCTTTCAGAAAGGCGCTCTCCTCTTGGCATCGAAAATCTGCGAGAAGATGTGTTAAG GCAACGAGCTCAGGAGATGTGGAACTGGATTTACCAGCTGGAGTCAGAGAAGTTTGACCTCTTGGATCAGATGAAGAGACAGAAGTATGAGGTGTGGTGA